The nucleotide window tcaccggtagggtggtcaagctggaggtcctcaaatccctctgttatctcatccaccatcaccctagcatatccttttggaatcggccggcagtgaaaagttgcgccgggttcagtaggataaacagagccaacagccgccttgaccttcaaattcatccattacgtcataaggtggcaattttgagactccgttatagcatccacgggatagctggcaggagccatcaaggcatgctccggctgaagcagctcggtggaagccacgctgcttctgcgctgagatggcgggatagcttcgggggaggcttcggcagtacgtttgctgcgatttgcttctcgttcctctatcgcgtctacccttgcttgcagcgcctgcatttgggtctgctgcacttttttcctcctctcatgggatttgtaaacgcctgcgtccggaaacccaaccttccacggaatggagcctggcgtgcctcgtgtccgtccagggtgctcaggattcccgagggccattgtgagctcgtcgttctctctgtctggaaagaacttcccttgctgcgctgcttcgatatactgcttaagcttcctgactggtatgtccatttgatcgttcgtccaaatgcacttccctgttacagggtccaaggtttcgccagccccgaagaaccaagtccggaaACGGTCAGGCCGgctaattgtctctggttcgatccctttagcaaccagatcattctcagtcttggcccacttaggctgggctacgaggtagccacctgaccccgtgcgatggtgaagcatcttcttcgcagcattttgcttgtttgtcgccgacatcttcttactctttttccgatgtcttgtgggccacaaatgcggtccagtgatctctgatcttctcatatctgcccttgaattctggtatctcttttttatcgacaaacctattcagctctttcttccacctcctgaatagatctgccatcctcttaagagcaaaagacttgattaattgctctttaactggcttctccggatcatcctctgggggtagggtgaaatttgacttcacttcagtccaaagatcatttttctgcatatcattgacataagacacctcagggtcttctgtagccggcttaaaccattgttggatgcttatcgggatcttgtccctaaccagaaccccgcactgagcaacaaatgcgctctttgtccggaggggttcaatcggttggccgtcgggcgctaTTGCTATGATCTctaacttttcatccgagctcaactttttcttcgggcctcgtctctttaccgaagttgtgctcgatccggagggctagaaaaaagaacaaagacttaattaatatgtgtacataccaaaacaatgaatgcatcaatcagctagtcagcacaggcttaactaatatatatacctggccggactcggttcggtcaccggagccgtcatcacgatctccttcttgcaccggcattgggtcaccggagccgtcctcatgttcttctccttgcaccggcattaggtcaccgtagccagcttgttcaccctctccttccagaccatcggtgtcgttgagaaacaacgagacggcatcacttccttctgcgattatgtccctcaacaacgcttcttttgcttcgtctcgggcggtgtccatagtttctacaaatatttacaacatggcaattattattcaaacatgacagatggatatattagtgccaaacctagaactagctacctaatcatagcaAGCTaccgggagggggtatatatcgacaacgacgacactacatcgatctatgtccctcgacgaccctcgttcccgataaaaaaagaggaagaagaaggaaaaaaagaggagaagaaagaatagaggagaagaactcctctattatttcttctcctctttttttcttcttcctcttatttttttatcctcttcttcctctcatgttcgagaggatcgccgaggggtcgggaggttgcgtagtgtcaaaggattcaacaaaaccatgtcttcatcattaggcgaaagtaacatgtgcatgatggtacgaagctcttcaaagttgttctggaacggagtcccggataggataattcgctttttggtacaaagttcagcaagagccttccgaatatcgctatttggaaggcctttgctgaattcgtaccaaaaggcggattattctatccgggactccattccagaacaactttgcagaacttcgtaccaacatgccctggttacttccggctaatgatgaaggcatggatttctttaatactttgacactaggaaacctctctcgacccctcggcgatcctcaacccctcgaaccctcgacgaccctggaaccctcgacccctagacgacccgcttcccgccctttgggctgctgaaaagaggcctttggtcccggttggtggcaccaaccgggactaaaggggggcattagtcccgggtcgtagcaccaaccgggaccaatgccccctttagtcccggttggtgccaccaaccgggaccaaaggcctgtGCTGCCCCGAACCCAAatatttagtcccacctcgctagttgagagggaggcgcacctgtttataaggtgcggtgcgccctccctctcgagctcctctctaaagcaggctttcgggcctaacacTGCAATCTGCgcttgtgggcctactgggcctcccgcgggcctgaatcctggcccatggaaaggtttctagtcgtattcaggccgtgggggcccagtaggtggcacttttttgtttttttttctacttagaactaaatacttatagttttgtagtgatttcttttttattttaggtcacaaaaattataaactttgtgttagtgccattagttttaaaatttgaatagtttaaatttgatttttttttaaaatttgtgtgaatcactagtttatgaataactttactataaaaattgatttttgagtcaatctttttcctgctatttaatattaccgtgttttatcattatactcaatttggtaattttagttagtcataacaaatattataggGGTGAGCcctatttttttccagtttttttgttttgttttctgcattatttatttccttttgttttttgctttattttttaattctttttgcttttagttttagaaaaattataaactttctgttagtgccattagttttcaaatttgaaaacacttttttagttttttttgttttctttgttgctttatttattttattttgtttctacttacaacaaaatacttattgttgctatttttatttttttccaatttttttgttctgttttctgtattatttattttgttttgttttttgctttattttttaattcttttttcttttaggtcagcaaaattataaactttctgttagtgccattagttttcaaatttgaatagttaaaatttgaattctttgaaaattgtttgaatcacaagtttgtgattaagttactaaaaaaatgagaatagatgcgcttatagagaaaattcaacctaaattcctagtaaatttctatgaatttcagagaaattcactgtgaatttaggttaaacttttctctattagggcatctattttcactttgagaggagctcaacaaggcagagagggaagggcttataaaccggtgtgagcccccttcggttggcgaggtgggactaaactcggcccgcaacgaggaccaaccctttagtcccggtttgtggcacaaaccgggactaatggtcatgggccaggggcgaggagcaaaattataaactttatgttagtgccattagttttagaaagttgaaagttgaaagttggcatgggccagggactaatggtcatggtattacgagggccgaaccataagacatgaaagcatttcaaatgaactatgaaaaagttgaaagttgggatggtatcataatttcacccacatagcatgttcgtgtgttacaaagttgcgggagaaagtcttcactttttcttcgcttgtgccatttgcttattgcgccgtaaccatggataatcttcattgtttatcaggatgcttgggtcagccttgacattgaagggaggaatttcatgaaacttttcataatcttcagacatgtctgtcttgccgtccactcccaggatgtccctttttcctgaaagaactatgtggcgctttggctcatcgtatgatgtattcgcttccttatcttttctttttctcggtttggtagacatgtccttcacatagataacctatgccacatcattggctaggacgaacggttcgtcactGTACCCAAGATtcttcagatccactgttgtcattctgtattgtgggtctacctgtaccccgccgcctaacagattgacccatttgcacttaaacaaagggaccttaaaatcaggtccgtagtcaagttcccatatatccactatgtaaccataatatgtatcctttccgctctcggttgctgcatcaaagcggacaccgctgttttggttggtgctcttttgatcttgggcgatcgtgtaaaatgtattcccatttatctcgtatcctttgtaagtcaatacagtcaaagatggtcccctggacaacaagtacaactcatcacaaacagtgttgtcacctctgagacgtgtttccaaccaactgctgaaagtcctgatgtgttcacatgtaatccagttgtcgcactgctccgggtgtttggagcgcagactgttcttgtgttcatcgacatacggggtcaccaaggtagagttctatagaactgtgcagtgtgcttgagaccaagaatatccgtccctgcatattattgagtctcttccaagagtgccttttccagtcagtctcccctcataccgcgattcagggagacctatcttgttaaggccaggaatgaagtcaacacaaaacccgataatatcctctgtttgatggcccatggagatgcttccttctggcctagcgcggttacggacatatttctttaggactcccatgaacctctcaaaggggaacatattgtgtagaaatatgggccccaggatgacaatctcgtcgactagatgaactaggacgtgcgtcatgatattgaagaaggatgatgggaacaccagctcgaaactgacaagacattgcgccacatcactccttagccttggtacgatttctggatcgatcaccttctgagagattgcattgaggaatgcacatagcttcacaatggctaatcggacgttttccggtagaagccccctcaatgcaaccggaagcagttgcgtcataatcacgtggcagtcatgagactttaggttctggaactttttctctggcatatttattattccctttatattcgacgagaagccagtcgtgaccttcatactgagcaggcattcaaagaagatttctttctcttctttcgtaagagcgtagctggcaggacctttatactgcttcggaggcatgccgtctttttcgtgcaaatgttgcaggtcctcccatgcctcaggtgtatcttttgtcttcccatacacgcccaagaagcctagcaggttcacgcaaaggttcttcgtcacgtgcatcacgtcgattgaggagcggacctctaggtctttccagtagggtaggtcccaaaatatagatttcttcttccacatgggtgcgtgtccctcagcgtcattcggaacagctagtccaccgggaccctttccaaagatcacgtagtgtaaatcattgaccatagcaagcacgtgatcaccggtgcgcatggcgggcttcttccggtgatctgcctcgcctttgaaatgcttgcctttctttcaacattgatggttggtcgaaagaaatcgacgatggcccaggtacacattcttcctgcatttgtccaagtatatactttcagtgtcatctacacagtgcgtgcatgcgtggtatcctttgtttgtctgtcctgaaaggttactgagagcgggccaatcgttgatggtcacgaacagcaacgccttaaggttaaattcctcctgtctgtgctcatcccacgtacgtacaccgtttacATTCCaaagctgtaaaagttcttcaactaatggccttaggtacacatcaatgtcgttgccgggttgcttagggccttggatgagaactggcatcataatgaacttccgcttcatgcacatccaaggaggaaggttatacatacatagagtcacgggccaggtgttgtgattgctgctctgctccccgaaaggattaatgccatccgcgcttaaagcaaaccatacattccttgggtcctttgcaaactcatctcagtactttctctcgatttttctccactgcgacccgtcagcgagtgctctcaacttcccatcttttttcggttctcactgtgccatcgcatcaacttggcatgctcttcatttttgaacagacgtttcaaccgtggtattataggagcataccacatcaccttcgcaggaaccctcttcctggggggctcgccgtcaacatcaccagggtcatctcgtctgatcttataccgcaatgcaccgcataccgagcatgcgttcagatccttgtatgcaccgcggtagaggatgcagtcattagggcatgcatgtatcttctccacctccaatcctagagggcatacgaccttctttgctgcgtatgtactatcgggcaattcattatcctttggaagcttcttcttcaatattttcagtagcttctcaaatcctttgtcagccacagcattctctgccttccactgcagcaattccagtacggtaccgagctttgtgttgccatcttcgcaattggggtataacccttttttgtgatcctctaacatgcgatcgaacttcagcttctccttttgactaatgcattgcgtccttgcatcgacaatgacccggcggagatcatcatcatcgggcacatcgtctggttcctcttgatcttcagcagcttcacccgtggcagcatcattgggcacatcgtctggttcctcttgatcttcaccagctccccccgttgcagcatcaccgtattcagggggcacatagttgtcatcgtactcttcttcttcgccgtcttccatcataacccctatttctccgtgcctcgtccaaacattatagtgtggcatgaaacccttgtaaagcaggtgggagtgaaggatttttcggttagagtaagacctcgtattcccacattcagtgcatggacgacacataaaaccattctgcttgtttgcctcagccgcatcgagaaactcatgcacgcccttaatgtactcgcgggtgtgtctgtcaccgtacatccattgccggttcatctgcgtgcattatatataattaagtgtccaaattaatagaagttcatcatcacattaaaaccaaagtgcatacatagttctcatctaagaacatatagctctccagagcatccaattaattaaaccatacattgaaactatgtaaaacatttcaatgcgaaaacaaatgcgatcataatcgcaaccaaggtaacaattgatccaacggcataatgataccaagcctcggtatgaatggcatattttctaatctttctaatcttcaagcgcattgcatccatcttgatcttgtgatcatcgacgacatccgcaacatgcaactccaatatcatcttctcctcctcaattttttttattttttccttcaacaaattgttttcttcttcaactaaatttaacctctcgacaatagggtcggttggcatttccgattcacatacatcctagataaataaaatctatgtcaagttggtcggcataattttcataaacaataaatgaaccaatagctataaagataatatacataccacatccgaatcatagacaggacgagggccgacgggggcggataccaaaaccatcgcactatataagatgcaataataaatgtaagaaaatgatacaagtatctatataaacatacaagtaagaatatttttcctttcagaaagaagataagaacaagaggctcaccacggtggtgtcggtgatgagatcagcgcgggtgatcgacggcggtgaagacggggatggggcgtgacggaccgctaaatctagacagaggaaaatggagcttggaggtcgagcttcgagaggagaaagcttaagtagtgtggctcgggcattccatcgaacacctcatgtgcataggaggtgagctagagcaccacaaagccctctccccctcggccagaaaaaacagagcactgtgctctgctcttgcgcgagggggtatatataggcacctcattggtcccggttggtggcatgaaccgggactaaaggggagcctttggtcccggttcaagccaccaaccgggaccaatggtggtgggccaggagcgaggcccattggtcccggttcgtcccaccaaccgggaccaaaaggtccagtagcagcaaccgggaccaatggaccgcacgtggcccggccggccccctgggctcacgaaccgggaccaatgcccacattggtcccggttctagactgaaccgcaactaatgggctgacccggcctagaccaaagccctgttttctactagtgaattcttccatttctttttgttttttcttgtTGGATGATAGTCGTTGTAATTTCAGACCAGTTGATGACTTTGTTAATTTAAAGTCAGGCCCTTCTTGAGCCTTTGTTCTAAAACAAAGCGTATTATCTTTTTCTTCTGGCTATGAACTATTGGTTTAATGGGAGATATGCAGAGTATGGAGATGGTTAAGTTCAGTCAGAAAAATCATAGACTTAATATAGCATGCAAACATGTAGCTTTATTTAGACAAGTGCTTCATTCAGGAACATCTGTTCATTATTTCCATGTTGCAATTAGTACTAGGCACGCATGATGATGCATGACATTTTTATTTTGCCACTGCTACATTGATCAACTAACAGGTACCACCGGTATAGCTAGATGTCATGGTAATGCTAtagggggtggtggtggtgcttgGGCATTTTACAGGGATGTAGATTTTGCACATCGACGGTAGGGCGTGAAGTGACATCCTCAGGACCTCAAGTTGTGCTTCCTGATGTGGTTGGTGATGTTGTTGTTGCCTGATAGACTCTGCCACATTATGGATGGCTTGGCAGCGGAATTGCTCTAGGATCTGTGCTAGCTGCCGGCAGCATTGGGACTGCACGTTCTGGCAGCTGGTAGGCTTATGCACCGGTGTATGGGGAAATGGCGCTGTCATTGGGCTACATTGATGTTGTAGGAATGTCGCACATGGTTTTAATTGCtcctgcaactgttgttgttgttgttgccccaGTTGTTGCTGTTGCTGGCATTGTACCGGGACGTAGATGTTGCACATAGACGGCAGGGTCTGAAGCGACATCCTCATGCTCTTAAGTTGTGCTTGCTGTTGGGGCTGCTTCCATTGTTGTTGGGGTTGTTGTTGAATGATAGCCTCTTCCACGCTCTGGATGGCCTTGCACCGGGTTTGCTCTGGGATCTGCACCAGCTGCCGACAACATTGGTGTTGCACGGTTTGGCAACTACTATGCTGCTCCCCCTGTGTTTGGGGGAATGGTGTTCTCACTGGGCTACACTGGTGTTGTACGAAAGCCACACATGGCTTCATCTGATCCAGCAACTGTTGTTGCCCCGATTGTTGGTGGTGTTGGCATTGTCCGAAGCCCTGGCTACAGATGGTTTCCAATTGGGCAATGGTGGTGGATGCTGCAAGGGCGAGGAGAGCGAGGATGAACATTGTCTTCATGGTGGCTAGCCTCAAGCTAGTTTGCTGATTGTGGTCGTCTAAAGGTTGATGGAGGGGATCTTCATGGTACATCCATACTTATAGCTGTCATGGTCTGGTTTGCTGCATTCTATTCCTATATTACTTTACAAAAGCAAATGGATGCTTTTAATCTTGGATGATCATCAAATGTACTTTTCGGCACATATCACCTGCATATGACTCATCAATCAGCACTTTACATGTCAAGCATAGTTTGGGTCACATATCTTTTTGCAAAACCCATTCTGTAATCTTGTACATGAGTTAGGTATAAACTAGCTTTTCCATTCATACACTCCATGCTTTTTAAACTGATCATCTCGTATTGTTGTGTTAGGTGGCACTACAAGTCTAATCTTGGATGATCATCAAATGTACTTTTCGACACATATCACCTGCATATGACTCATCAATCATCGCTTTACATGTCAAGCATAGTTTGGGTCGCATATCTTTTTGCAAAACCCGTTATGTAATCTTGTACATGAGTTGGGTATAAATTAGCTTTTCCATTCACACACTTCATGCTTTACTCGATTAATTGTTCCCTAGAACTTAGTATTTTGTAATGTGATATGGGTTGGTAAGATAAACATGCATTACTAGAGCACGCCATGACTCATAGGATGCTCTTTACATGTCAAGGATTGCCATGGAGCTATGCTCCGATGTTGTGAAACTGATCTTGTACAGGATGTACACATGCATCATGAGCTACAAATTTGTAATCCTCCAAGGTTGATATCTGCTGCTAAGCCCATTCCATACTCAAGCCGCCAAGCCCTTCTTTTAGTCAAAAGCAAATTCTATTGTTCACTGGGTTGGGTGGGCCTAGCATCAAGATCTTAACGTTGAATTGGTCACGATTTATACATGGGTATATATAAGATCTTTTTTAGATGCATTCAGTCATTTTGATGCTCAAGGAGAGATACCAGATGTAGTGAAATGTGAAATCTTCATGTCGGGGTAAAAGAGAAAACGTCGTGTTGAGACGAGGTCCTAACTCGCTTTGTTGAATTCGCCCAAGGACCGTTCACATAAACTTCGACGAACACATGCACACGAAAACTTTTAGTCAAGAGCACATCTCATACTCTGTGATTTCTCTTTAATTTTTTCTTAATTTTCTTGTTAAAACACTCACGCACACGCCCATTTTTTAACATAGTACAGatgcaagcgctcatatacacacgcatacactcacccctatgaacgcacacgcGCACACCCTACTCCTATGAACACCTCCGAAAGATTGAGCCGGCATATCATTTTGAAATTTACAAAGTCATCGTAGGCACCTcatcgtcgacgggaacgtctcctgcCACTGAATGcacatcgccggaaatcctgaaataaatgcgagcaccaagatttgaaccctggtgggttggggataccacagtccctctaaccatccaaccacagatTGGTTCGCATGCACACACCCATTTATATGTAGGACCAAGTTGTACACCTAGCCAGCAGACCTGACCCTAAACGCTAGACGTGCACGGACACAAACTAAACCGACGTTTTTTTTTGCATGGTAATGCGTGTCTCATTCATATAAAAAGATCAAAGTACAAATCACATAAGGACCGACATGAAAAAATTGAAAAGATAGCAAAACATCTCTGAGCTTGACACCAGCACCCGTCACCTGTCTTCGGCACCACCACATCAGCCACCAAAGAAAAGATTGACGGATCACCTCCTCACCCGAGCTCGCGACGCGGCTCCATCGCTGATATCAGCTTTGTGGACCTCCAAGGTGGCTCACCAGAAGTGAAGTCATTGCCGTTGAACGAATCAGACCCGGGCAACACCCCGGACACGTCGTCAAACACCTGATCTAGCACCCCACCAAGACTAAGGCGTCGATGGAGGAAACCATACCTGCCATCTATCAACCACGAACCCAGCACACGCTCTGTCTTCCAGATGTCGTCGACGATGCAGACCACAACCTGCATCCGCTTCTAGACTACCTCCCAAGCTCCGCACCGATGTTGGAGCAGACGTCGTCGCAACGGCGGAGCCTGACGACACATGCCCACCACAAGGATGCCGTCGTCACACCATCCTTGCTTGAACGGACTGGTTTCCCAAACCATCCCCAACCATAGTACCGGTCGCCTTGTCGTAGAACGATCATAAGAATCTTTATTCAGCGCCATCATTGCCGCTGCCAAAGCCAAGACGATGAACAACCTAAAAATGAAGCTACTTTAGTTTAAAACTATCCACACATGTGGATCCGGCGACCCCCCTCACCACTGACAACCGAGGTCGTCGGCGAAGGGAAGCTGCCGGAGGAACGCGGGGAAGAAACTCGCTGGTGGTGGCCAGGGTTTTCTAGTCACGTCCCGAGAGGAAAAACTTGTGTCGGTTGTAGTGGAGAACTAACTAAACCGAGCGTAGACTAAACATGCATGTATATGTGCATGTACTACTAGGATAGGGCTATACTACTCTTGAATAGACTCAAATTTACTTACTTAATCTAATTACATGGCAATCACTTCCATGTTAAACCAAAATCAAACACAAGTTAGTATTACTAGCATGTAGGCATTTTGGATTACTTCAACATTCACCTCCTAATCCAAACTTTTGACTAATCGACTTGGAACCAACACATCATCAAGACTGCCAATCATGCTGCCACATCTTAGCGTCCTACATGCAAACCAAATGCATGGCCTTATGCAGGAACTCAACTTAACTGGTGCACATCCATCTTCACGCTTGTCTTCGTCTTCTTATCAGTTGTGACCTTTATAATCATATGAGCATCATGCTATGTGTGTGTATAAATAACATGTATCACACCacaaactctacgactcaaagaaTATACTATCCAAAAGCTCTAAAGAGCAAACATAACAAAGTTATTACAGGCTAGAGTCACATAACCAACAAACATAGAAGCACACAACTAAAGCAAATTGTGTCTTAGTAAAGAATAAGTTTAACAAACAACCTAAGAGGCTTCAAAATAAAGCAACACCCTCCCAAGATACTAGATTTCCTTTGGGACCTCCAAGCTACTTGTCGATATTTTATCTCCATGTATGAACCAACACTTGAGATCCATGATCTCCTCTGCAATGAGTTAATTAAAAGGAAGCATGAGTACTAATGTACTCGGCAAGCCTTGCATTAGAACTAGCTACATTATGCTTCAGTGTCAAGGGAAGGTATGTGGATTAGTTTCCAGAAGCGCTAGCTTTAACCTTGGCTACTCTAACCTAGGACTACAAGAAGATTGGTAGCAGAGGTAAGAGAGCACACATGAGTCCTTCATATAGCTTAATCAATACACCAACATGCATACTTCCTCGACTCGCCCATGCGGATGCAATTCAAGGTGGTAAGAGAGCACACATGAGTCCATCATGTAGcttaatcaccacatcaatacactaacATGCATATTTCCTCGACTAACCCATGCGGAAGCAATTAAAGATACTTAGGCTTATCTTGATAGTTTTTAAGG belongs to Triticum urartu cultivar G1812 chromosome 7, Tu2.1, whole genome shotgun sequence and includes:
- the LOC125519702 gene encoding avenin-like b6, with protein sequence MKTMFILALLALAASTTIAQLETICSQGFGQCQHHQQSGQQQLLDQMKPCVAFVQHQCSPVRTPFPQTQGEQHSSCQTVQHQCCRQLVQIPEQTRCKAIQSVEEAIIQQQPQQQWKQPQQQAQLKSMRMSLQTLPSMCNIYVPVQCQQQQQLGQQQQQQLQEQLKPCATFLQHQCSPMTAPFPHTPVHKPTSCQNVQSQCCRQLAQILEQFRCQAIHNVAESIRQQQHHQPHQEAQLEVLRMSLHALPSMCKIYIPVKCPSTTTTPYSITMTSSYTGGTC